A DNA window from Bombus vancouverensis nearcticus chromosome 6, iyBomVanc1_principal, whole genome shotgun sequence contains the following coding sequences:
- the cic gene encoding putative transcription factor capicua isoform X1 — protein sequence MHPAGVTTLPASTRHISAHSLLSTVRTREVVKMLTAHSEMHEKRDPLGSGQYGAGGGGGGSLIEEKSTPEQPPPPPAPPQRDPSDPTISAKKLPKKRKFDPSELEEMDKTSNVTRTINNIVNIRAPNMPLGQSGLVQQATLATRQSPQQQESDCYQVQVSSAHSVVVLPPQSTAVDYSVREESLRSRPRPATVAIDLSEWRDHRVLALRDSYYYPGVIRNVVQGEIYIEFDGERKLMRYTDILGAGRYDVIGDASPSVGQVTLDAKVCIRCPTSNNHIDAAKVFVKGTVCKILTKPKRFVVKIPREDDQSDSYVVKRADLRLVQPPWWDELEEGLEDCDSSRVEGIEHGYRNSSEPSTAVPILQLHHTSHHTSHISTHSDTGGYYRTTGTSPLMTLATSAHPATTALSNGSRPYDDLESEDDLDREDITFPSDADAKLSGSSKRSSMQSRGSTSSLVEQRSITPRSQAATPRSQAATPHRYKKGDVVATPSGVRKKFNGKQWRRLCSKEGCSKESQRRGYCSRHLSLKGSCLRGPTNTFPGGKMDGEETSRDSDTSPNYGDRRIAGRFDQDETEAANMLVSLGSSRSATPAFSSPTGQSSISPCINQSPVPPLGLNQNNVFMPISSPAHHATPLISPGAKWKHSPTQSTFLTQYQQQVIKPEPNRVVRSNRPAPTAPVPASIGTSVIRISPVSRGIPGSNLTLSWSEQSPPPRHPSVVTTIAQQQQGIILQHALTTNNGFSSHSEISEQNPQILKPSHSPHMPLSAPTPQNLTLLHKPLEQPVDYAQPQTQNQPIYVMQHQHEKKYLVIKNSMDVSAAGHINNQDDKYRPALMNHLGQLPATLHQTQCQPPQSPAVSSVHVDKLSVLQASKVATHASSHMDMQRAQPPPTSVVMTTTTEASNPPTPTSVFQHVIVQPAHLVQISKTQSSREENSKNNGVLYGNHDVPPAYQPHPPSLLNNAVRNWKKAFPWQTTVLDQSEVSPPPSALSPPLSAPPIPIGMSTPGEDGSGPGPDPITPAEEEDDDVFETEPTTPVEVEANANKRRSQSLSALHSKEPQSPLKTKDRIRRPMNAFMIFSKRHRAVVHQRHPNQDNRTVSKILGEWWYALGPEEKQKYHDLASEVKEAHFKAHPDWKWCSKDRRKSSTTSFKGSESRGKLNSTGEETDTGPPADDVPLTPRATDEITVPVTTVYNEAPTIDVINQSHTHRIMEMPLPLENTEPDLKQEEDGNASDEDQMVICEDPQPEIDLKCKDKLTDSDNDVQDDDAEKKCYTQSRFSPVSGQKREAMNVKQEVTCRPKPIKARIPSTGIETTTKYHHTSMDKGGSVSVLSSTYPYHSPVNPTGVSGFQPTGGAFITMPISPKVVKPEPVKNEQQYSTQYSMSNLVASIHENGRNMPKFTAAPVLHSIGSKPMMALFKQQQPLQSLGTILRPLTSAVPYQPSFTLTLLDNDLVAVSKPQQGSQYLGPTSPHPRMYCGFNIPISDAGNRNISSQGLVSGNKMETQSVIVSKPYSVSTTSTTSTYRGIGHSITRLAESEKGENQVGNNHAQFYVTNVKSDQERKDTVNILLPTTNDKHKQPSTPHTPHTPLSNHGSTEISTNKSYSMDETQLNDIGPSKGPFMLAPTPAQLGRAPLQRRQSMAMPPTSTAGDHGPLVSQHCDNRPQTNTSQATEQIQQQQNFSESHASPSPSTKKGSFFKKNVEDGMDRVLEQVNFQEKFSSLPEFKPEDIQSPSAISINTAGSCGHGSVVTSGLHASNLQSSMQIQSYRKKSAQAPHRPTMNEDDIESDTSISATPKSTSSVKLTGNTFFGPDFNVDAYRTNTDLVGDVDASSPRTPKTPGGGAGNSVGIGRSENDRGHRKVLEQRRHLVMQLFQEHGYFPSTQATTTFQAKHSDIFPNKTSLQLKIREVRQKLKANSTPMSANSLVSPLPVSEPSPNITGPLTAPPTSMGAPHILPVSSSGS from the exons ATGCACCCAGCCGGTGTCACCACCCTCCCAGCTTCAACTCGCCACATTTCAGCACACAGCCTCCTCTCGACTGTACGGACT CGTGAGGTGGTCAAAATGCTGACTGCTCATTCTGAGATGCACGAAAAACGGGATCCCCTTGGAAGCGGACAATATGGAGCAGGCGGGGGTGGTGGAGGCAGTTTGATCGAAGAAAAATCTACTCCGGAACAGCCACCCCCGCCGCCGGCGCCTCCTCAGCGGGATCCATCGGATCCAACGATCAGTGCTAAGAAACTTCCAAAGAAACGAAAGTTTGATCCATCGGAGCTCGAGGAGATGGATAAAACCAGCAATGTAACGAGAACCATAAATAATATAGTGAACATACGGGCACCGAATATGCCACTCGGTCAATCAGGTTTAGTTCAGCAGGCAACCTTAGCAACTCGGCAATCGCCGCAGCAGCAAGAATCCGATTGCTATCAGGTACAG GTATCCTCGGCACATTCGGTGGTAGTTTTACCGCCTCAAAGTACAGCAGTGGATTATTCTGTTCGAGAGGAATCTTTACGTTCTCGTCCTCGGCCTGCTACTGTTGCTATTGATCTCAGTGAGTGGCGCGACCACAGAGTGTTAGCTTTAAGGGATTCATATTATTATCCAGGTGTTATTCGTAATGTTGTTCAAGGAGAAATTTACATAGAGTTTGACGGGGAAAGAAAACTAATGCGTTACACTGACATTTTGGGCGCGGGGAGGTACGATGTGATAGGTGATGCGAGCCCTTCGGTTGGCCAAGTGACTTTAGATGCGAAAGTTTGTATTAGGTGTCCAACGTCAAACAATCATATCGATGCTGCTAAAGTGTTTGTAAAAGGGACAGTGTGCAAAATTTTAACCAAACCTAAGCGTTTTGTTGTTAAAATACCAAGGGAAGATGATCAGAGTGATAGTTATGTTGTGAAACGTGCGGATCTACGGTTAGTGCAACCCCCATGGTGGGACGAGCTAGAAGAAGGATTGGAAGACTGTGATTCTTCGAGGGTCGAAGGAATTG AACATGGCTATCGAAATTCTTCAGAACCTTCAACAGCAGTGCCAATTTTGCAACTTCATCACACTTCTCATCATACATCTCATATATCAACTCATAGCGACACAGGTGGTTATTACAGAACTACTGGTACTAGCCCTCTCATGACTCTAGCCACCTCTGCACATCCTGCCACTACAGCATTAAGTAATGGAAGTCGACCGTATGATGATTTAGAAAGCGAAGATGACTTGGATAGGGAAGATATTACATTCCCTTCGGATGCAG ATGCAAAATTGTCAGGCAGCAGTAAAAGAAGCAGCATGCAAAGTCGAGGAAGTACCAGTAGTTTAGTCGAGCAACGCAGCATAACTCCTCGTTCTCAAGCAGCCACGCCCAG ATCTCAGGCGGCAACGCCACATAGATATAAAAAAGGTGATGTAGTGGCTACACCAAGTGGAGTTAGAAAAAAGTTCAACGGTAAACAATGGCGCAGACTCTGTAGTAAAGAGGGATGTTCTAAAGAAAGTCAACGAAGGGGATACTGTTCTCGTCATCTTAGTTTGAAAGGTTCTTGTCTTAGAGGTCCAACCAATACCTTTCCTGG TGGTAAGATGGATGGTGAGGAAACATCTAGAGATTCTGACACTTCTCCAAATTATGGAGATAGAAGAATTGCTGGTCGATTTGATCAAGACGAAACTGAAGCTGCTAATATGCTAG TTTCCTTGGGAAGCTCTAGATCAGCAACACCAGCCTTTTCCTCGCCAACTGGACAGTCTTCTATATCTCCTTGTATCAATCAGTCTCCAGTACCACCTTTGGGACTGAATCAAAACAATGTGTTTATGCCTATTTCAAGCCCTGCTCATCATGCAACTCCATTAATTTCGCCTGGTGCAAAATGGAAACATTCACCTACTCAATCTACTTTCCTTACTCAGTATCAGCAGCAGGTGATAAAACCTGAACCCAATCGGGTGGTTAGATCAAATCGACCAGCTCCGACTGCCCCAGTCCCTGCTAGTATAGGAACAAGCGTGATAAGAATCTCTCCTGTGAGTCGTGGAATACCTGGATCTAATTTAACTTTGTCATGGTCGGAACAAAGCCCACCGCCGCGGCATCCATCAGTTGTGACGACTATAGCTCAACAACAGCAAGGCATAATTCTTCAGCATGCACTCACAACAAACAATGGCTTTTCCAGTCACTCTGAAATATCTGAACAAAACCCGCAAATATTGAAACCATCTCATTCACCTCATATGCCATTGTCTGCACCAACACCACAAAACTTGACTCTTTTGCATAAGCCTTTAGAACAACCAGTTGATTATGCTCAACCACAAACGCAAAATCAACCAATATATGTAATGCAACATCAACACGAAAAAAAGTATCTTGTGATCAAAAATAGTATGGATGTGTCTGCAGCAGGCCATATAAACAATCAAGATGATAAATATAGACCAGCATTAATGAATCACTTAGGTCAGCTTCCAGCAACGTTACATCAAACGCAATGCCAACCTCCACAGTCACCTGCTGTTTCGTCCGTCCATGTTGATAAATTATCCGTTTTGCAA GCGAGTAAAGTAGCTACACATGCATCCTCTCATATGGATATGCAGAGAGCGCAACCACCACCTACGAGCGTTGTGATGACAACCACTACTGAAGCTTCAAACCCGCCTACCCCAACAAGTGTCTTCCAGCATGTAATTGTACAACCCGCGCACTTGGTACAAATTTCTAAAACACAATCGTCTAGGgaagaaaattctaaaaataatgGAGTTTTGT ATGGCAACCATGATGTACCTCCTGCATACCAGCCCCATCCCCCATCATTACTGAACAATGCAGTGCGCAACTGGAAAAAAG CTTTCCCTTGGCAGACAACGGTACTGGATCAGTCAGAAGTAAGTCCTCCACCATCTGCATTAAGTCCACCTTTGAGCGCGCCTCCAATTCCAATTGGCATGAGTACGCCTGGTGAAGATGGATCTGGACCGGGTCCGGATCCTATAACTCCCGCTGAAGAAGAAGATGATGATGTTTTTGAAACAGAACCGACAACTCCCGTAGAAGTTGAGGCTAATGCTAATAAGAGACGCAGTCAGTCTCTTAGTGCATTGCATTCTAAAGAGCCTCAGAGTCCACTTAAA aCTAAAGACAGAATACGCCGACCGATGAACGCATTTATGATTTTTTCTAAACGACATCGTGCAGTGGTGCATCAAAGACATCCAAACCAAGATAATCGTACTGTGTCCAAGATATTAGGAGAGTGGTGGTATGCATTAGGTccagaagaaaaacaaaaatatcaTGATCTTGCATCGGAGGTGAAAGAAGCACATTTTAAAGCGCATCCAGATTGGAAATGGTGTAGCAAAGATAGACGGAAATCTTCAACGACAAGTTTCAAAGGTAGCGAATCCCGAGGGAAATTGAACAGTACTGGGGAAGAAACAGACACGGGACCACCGGCAGACGATGTACCATTAACGCCAAGAGCTACAGACGAAATTACTGTTCCCGTTACTACTGTATACAATGAAGCTCCCACGATCgat GTTATCAATCAGTCGCATACTCATAGGATAATGGAAATGCCTCTGCCACTTGAAAATACAGAACCTGATTTAAAACAGGAGGAAGATGGTAATGCATCAGACGAAGATCAAATGGTAATCTGTGAAGATCCACAACCTGAAATAGATTTAAAGTGCAAAGATAAACTAACAGATAGCGATAATGACGTACAAGATGACGATGCTGAAAAAAAATGTTACACGCAATCACGGTTTTCACCTGTAAGCGGTCAGAAGAGGGAAGCAATGAATGTTAAACAAGAAGTAACCTGTAGACCTAAACCGATAAAAG CACGAATACCTTCAACAGGTATTGAGACTACAACTAAGTATCATCATACTTCTATGGATAAAGGAGGAAGCGTTTCGGTTCTATCCAGCACATATCCTTATCATAGCCCCGTCAATCCGACTGGAGTATCAGGTTTTCAACCTACTGGTGGGGCTTTTATTACCATGCCAATATCTCCAAAAGTTGTTAAACCAGAACCAGTGAAAAATGAACAACAGTATAGTACCCAATATAGTATGAGCAATTTGGTGGCAAGCATTCATGAGAATGGAAGAAATATGCCTAAATTTACGGCTGCTCCGGTATTACATTCC ATTGGATCGAAACCTATGATGGCTCTGTTTAAACAACAGCAGCCGTTGCAGTCTTTAGGCACTATTCTTCGCCCCCTTACTTCAGCTGTCCCTTATCAACCATCGTTCACTCTAACATTGCTCGATAACGATTTGGTGGCTGTTTCCAAACCGCAGCAGGGATCGCAGTATCTTGGTCCAACATCACCTCATCCCCGGATGTACTGTGGATTCAATATACCAATCTCTG ATGCCGGCAATCGCAACATATCCTCACAAGGTTTAGTTTCTGGTAATAAGATGGAAACCCAAAGTGTCATAGTGAGCAAACCATACTCGGTTTCAACAACTTCTACTACGTCGACTTATCGAGGAATTGGTCATTCAATAACACGTCTTGCAGAATCAGAAAAAGGTGAAAATCAAGTAGGGAATAATCATGCTCAGTTTTATG TAACCAATGTAAAGTCTGATCAGGAAAGAAAAGATACCGTCAATATTCTTCTGCCTACTACGAATGACAAACATAAACAGCCATCTACTCCACATACTCCCCATACACCACTCAGTAACCATGGTAGTACTGAAATTTCCACAAATAAATCATATTCCATGGATGAAACACAGCTTAATGATATAGGCCCAAGTAAGGGTCCTTTTATGCTTGCTCCAACTCCAGCACAGCTTGGCCGAGCACCGTTACAAAGGAGACAATCAATGG CAATGCCTCCCACATCAACTGCAGGAGACCATGGGCCTCTGGTGTCTCAACATTGCGACAATCGTCCACAAACGAACACATCTCAAGCGACAGAGCAAATACAGCAACAACAAAATTTTTCAGAATCTCATGCTTCCCCGTCACCATCTACTAAAAAGGGTTCTTTCTTCAAGAAAAATGTCGAAGATGGAATGGACCG AGTTCTCGAGCAAGTGAATTTCCAAGAAAAATTTTCGTCCTTACCAGAATTTAAACCAGAAGATATACAAAGTCCAAGTGCAATCAGTATCAATACAGCGGGTTCCTGTGGTCATGGTTCAGTAGTAACGTCTGGCTTACATGCTTCAAATTTACAGTCGTCAATGCAAATACAAAGTTATCGAAAAAAATCTGCACAAGCACCTCATAGGCCCacaa TGAATGAGGACGACATCGAATCAGATACGTCAATATCTGCTACTCCAAAATCAACTTCCAGTGTCAAATTGACAGGAAACACGTTCTTTGGTCCAGATTTCAATGTTGATGCATATAGAACTAACACCGATCTAGTGGGAGATGTTGATGCTAGCTCTCCTAGGACACCAAAAACGCCTGGAGGAGGTGCTGGAAACTCTGTAGGAATTGGCAGGAGCGAAAATGACCGGGGTCATAGGAAAGTACTAGAGCAACGTCGTCACCTTGTAATGCAATTATTTCAAGAACACGGTTACTTTCCTTCAACGCAAGCTACTACAACTTTTCAAGCAAAACATTCAGATATATTTCCTAATAAGACAAGTTTGCAATTAAAGATTAGAGAGGTCAGGCAAAAATTAAAAGCTAACTCAACACCTATGAGTGCTAACAGTCTAGTGAGTCCACTACCTGTCTCTGAACCTTCACCTAACATAACtg GACCATTGACTGCTCCCCCTACGTCGATGGGAGCTCCACATATACTGCCTGTAAGCAGTAGTGGTAGCTAG